Within the Chloroflexota bacterium genome, the region ACGCCCAATGGCTGCTGGCAATAAATCGCTGGGACGCTTTATTCTGGACGGCATTCCCCCGTCACCACGCGGTGTTCCCCAGATTGAAGTCACTTTCGATATTGATGCCAATGGTATACTCAAGGTCACCGCGCAAGACAAAGCCACTGGCCGCAGCCAGAATATCACCATCACGGCATCTTCCGGCTTGAGCGATGCCGAAATTGATAAAATGCGCCAGGAAGCCGAACGGCACGCCGAGGAAGACCTCAAATTCAAAGAGCGGGTCGAGGCCCACAACAAAGCCGACAACATGGCCTACACCGCCGAAAAGGCGCTCACCGACCTGGGTGATAAAGTCCCGGCTGAAGTAAAGGCACAAGTTGAAGAAAAAGTAGCGGAGGTGCGTAAAGTGCTTGAGAACGAAAACGCCGAAGCTGATGAACTCAACCGTGTTGCCGACGAGCTGGGTCAGATTGTGCAACAAATTGGCGCAGCCGCCTATCAGCAAGACCCCGACGCGGCTGGCCCAATGCCCGGAGCCGAGGGCTTTGATCCCCAAGACCCCCCTCCTGGCGATCAGTCAGGCCCGGATAATGGCGATGAAGATATCGTTGACGGCGAATTCCGCAGCGCGTAAGCACAGTTTAAGGTTAGCAGGTTGAAGGTTGAAAGTTGCCCGGCAATTTCCAACCTTCAACTTTCAACCTTAAATTTTTAACTTAAATTATGCCACGAGACTATTACGAAATTCTAGGCGTACCCAAAGGTTCTTCGGCAGACGAGTTAAAATCGGCCTTCCGAGGTTTGGCGCGCCAATATCATCCTGATGTTAGCAAAGAACCGGATGCCGAGGAACGCTTCAAAGAAATCAATGAAGCCTATGCTGTGCTTTCCGATCAGGAAAAACGCGCCGCGTATGACCGCTATGGTCACGCCGGCGTACAGGGTGCTGGCGGTGTCCCCGACTGGACCAGTGTCGATTTTAGCGACATTTTTGAAGAACTCTTCGGTTTTGGTTTCGGCGGCTTTGGCGGACGCTCATCATCGCGTTCGCGCAATGCGCCCCGACGCGGCGCCGATTTACAATATCGCGTGCAACTTAGTTTTGAAGAAGCTGTTTTCGGGATCGAAAAAGAGATTGAGATCAGTCGCAACGAAAACTGCGATACATGCAGCGGCAGTGGCGCCAAGCCCGGCACCACCCCCACACGCTGCTCCACCTGTAATGGTCAGGGCGAAGTTCGCCAGTCGCGCCAAACCATTCTCGGCTCGATGGTGCAAGTGACCACCTGCCCCACCTGTGGCGGCAAAGGCGAAGTGATTGTCGCACCTTGCGAAACCTGCCGCGGGCAAGGCCTGGTGCGCCAAACCCGTAAGAAACTTGTCAACATCCCGGCGGGGGTTGACACAGGAACGCAGATCCGTCTGAGCGGTGAAGGCCAGCCCGGAGCCAATAACGGCCCTCCCGGCAATCTCTACCTCGTGATCCAGGTTAACAAACACAGATACTTCCGCCGCCGCGATAACGACATCCTGCTCGATCTGAATGTCAATATTGCCCAAGCTACCCTCGGCGATGAAGTACAGGTACCCACAGTCGATGGCGACACACTGCTGAAAATTCCCAGTGGAACGCAGCCCGGCAAAATTATCCGCATGCGGGGCAAAGGGGTTCCCCATTTACGCAACAACCACCGCGGCGATCAGCTAGTAGTGATTAATATTGATATTCCCCGCACGCTTAGCGAAGAACAGCGCGTGATCTTCGAGCAATTAGCCAACAGCCTGGGCACCGAAGTGACACCCCAGGAACGCGGCTTCTTCGACCGCTTGAAAGACGTCATTGGCGGATGAGTTGGCTTGAAGTTTCGCTTACCGTGGACGGCGAATTAGCCGAAGCGGTTGCCGATGTTTTGGCGCGTTTTGTACCCGGTGGCGTGGTCGTTGAAAGCACGGGCATTGCCCCCGATCTCGAAGGTCCGGGCTACCCGATTGGCCCGCTGAAAGTCTGCGGCTATCTCCCCATTGACGCTCAACTTGAAGAAACTCGCCAGCGCATCGAGGAATCACTCTATTTCTTGGGGCGCATTCAAGCCTTGCCCGAAGCACAATTCACCCAAATTGCAGAAATCAACTGGGCCGAAGCCTGGAAAGAAAATTTCCACCCGGTCAATATCGGCGAGCGCTTGCTAATTATCCCTGGCTGGCTCGATGCCCCCCATGAAAGCCGTATTCCCATCCGCATTGATCCGGGCATGGCCTTTGGCACCGGCACCCACCCCACCACCCAGCTTTGTTTGGAGTTTTTAGAAACCTCAGAGTTTTCCGAAAGCATCCGAGGGCTGGAGATATTCGATATTGGCTGCGGATCGGGGATACTCTCGATTGCCGCCCTAAAATTAGGCGCGGCGTGCGCCTTCGGTGTGGATACTGACACCGATGCAATTACCACAGCCGAGGAAAATGCCCGCATCAACGAAGTTGGCGAATACGCTCACTTCGCCCGCGGCTCGGTGGAAGCCATCCAGCAAGGCGTCTTCCCGGTGACACAAGCTCCACTGGTGATTGCCAATATTCTGGCGCATATCCTCATTCAACTCTTAGATTCAGGCATGGCCGACTTGATTGCTCCCGGTGGGAAATTGCTGCTCTCGGGCATTCTCGAAGAACAGATGCCCAATATGCTGGCCGCCCTTCAAAAACACCAACTCGAGATCGTTGCCCAACGCCAGATTGAAGATTGGGTGGCATTGACGGTTAAAAATTGAAAGTTGAATGTTGAAGGTTCAAGCAATTTTCAACCTTCAACTTTTAACCCACAACCAAGAAAGAAACACATGACACAAACCGAACACCCCCTGCTCACCCGCCCCCGCGCCATCATCGTTGGGGCTTCTTCGGGTATTGGCGCAGCACTGGCGTACAAATTGGCGCGTGAGGGCTATACCCTTGCGCTGCTCGCCCGCCGCGAAGATAAATTAAATGCCCTGTGCGCAGCGATCCACCAGGAGCTTGGTCAGAATATCGCCCAGGCCTATGTTCACGACGCATCCCAATTCGATCAAATTGCGCCCCTCTTCCAAAAAATCATCGCCGATCTCGGTCAACTTGATTTGCTGGTCTACGCATCGGCAACCATGCCCGGCGTGGATATTGCCGAATACAATTTTGAGAAAGACCGTCAGATGATTGAAGTCAACCTGCTGGGCGCGATGGCCTGGTTGGATCAGGCGGCTACGTTGTTTGATACCACGGGCAGCGGGCAAATTGTGGGCATTTCCTCGATTGCCGGAGAGCGCGGGCGCGTGGGAAACCCACCCTATCACACTTCCAAGGCTGGAATGAATACCTATCTCGAGTCACTGCGCAACCGCCTGACGCGCAAGGGCGTGCATGTGCTGACGGTCA harbors:
- the dnaJ gene encoding molecular chaperone DnaJ, translating into MPRDYYEILGVPKGSSADELKSAFRGLARQYHPDVSKEPDAEERFKEINEAYAVLSDQEKRAAYDRYGHAGVQGAGGVPDWTSVDFSDIFEELFGFGFGGFGGRSSSRSRNAPRRGADLQYRVQLSFEEAVFGIEKEIEISRNENCDTCSGSGAKPGTTPTRCSTCNGQGEVRQSRQTILGSMVQVTTCPTCGGKGEVIVAPCETCRGQGLVRQTRKKLVNIPAGVDTGTQIRLSGEGQPGANNGPPGNLYLVIQVNKHRYFRRRDNDILLDLNVNIAQATLGDEVQVPTVDGDTLLKIPSGTQPGKIIRMRGKGVPHLRNNHRGDQLVVINIDIPRTLSEEQRVIFEQLANSLGTEVTPQERGFFDRLKDVIGG
- a CDS encoding SDR family NAD(P)-dependent oxidoreductase, whose amino-acid sequence is MTQTEHPLLTRPRAIIVGASSGIGAALAYKLAREGYTLALLARREDKLNALCAAIHQELGQNIAQAYVHDASQFDQIAPLFQKIIADLGQLDLLVYASATMPGVDIAEYNFEKDRQMIEVNLLGAMAWLDQAATLFDTTGSGQIVGISSIAGERGRVGNPPYHTSKAGMNTYLESLRNRLTRKGVHVLTVKPGYVDTELLQAAGGANFWVISPEQAADDIWKAIRKRKQVIFTPARWRLVGLILQHIPSVIFRRLSF
- the prmA gene encoding 50S ribosomal protein L11 methyltransferase, whose translation is MSWLEVSLTVDGELAEAVADVLARFVPGGVVVESTGIAPDLEGPGYPIGPLKVCGYLPIDAQLEETRQRIEESLYFLGRIQALPEAQFTQIAEINWAEAWKENFHPVNIGERLLIIPGWLDAPHESRIPIRIDPGMAFGTGTHPTTQLCLEFLETSEFSESIRGLEIFDIGCGSGILSIAALKLGAACAFGVDTDTDAITTAEENARINEVGEYAHFARGSVEAIQQGVFPVTQAPLVIANILAHILIQLLDSGMADLIAPGGKLLLSGILEEQMPNMLAALQKHQLEIVAQRQIEDWVALTVKN